A portion of the Candidatus Binataceae bacterium genome contains these proteins:
- the recA gene encoding recombinase RecA, whose amino-acid sequence MAQDIKSKALDLALSQIEKQFGKGSIMKLGEQAVEADLSVVSTGSLGLDLALGVGGLPRGRVVEIYGPESSGKTTLALECIAEAQKQGGIGAFIDAEHALDAAYARKLGVNVEDLLISQPDNGEQALEIAETLVQSGAVDVLVIDSVAALVPRAEIEGEMGEPQMGLQARLMSQALRKLTSIIARSRTIVIFINQIRMKIGVMFGNPETTTGGNALKFYSSIRIDIRRIGTLKNANEVIGSRTKVKVVKNKVAPPFREAEFDILYGSGISKEGELVDLAVEHGIIEKLGAWYSYNGERIGQGRENARDLLKANPALADEIESKVRHKLAVKGGPAPVLPSSEDGHGEAAEAPAPAAPRRRG is encoded by the coding sequence ATGGCGCAGGACATCAAGAGTAAAGCGCTTGACCTGGCGCTCAGCCAGATCGAGAAGCAATTCGGCAAGGGTTCGATCATGAAGCTCGGCGAGCAGGCAGTCGAGGCCGACCTCTCGGTCGTCTCGACCGGTTCGCTGGGGCTGGACCTCGCGCTCGGCGTCGGCGGACTGCCGCGCGGGCGGGTGGTCGAGATCTACGGCCCGGAATCCTCGGGCAAGACCACGCTCGCCCTGGAGTGTATCGCCGAGGCGCAGAAGCAGGGCGGCATCGGCGCCTTCATCGACGCCGAGCACGCGCTCGACGCCGCCTACGCGCGCAAGCTCGGCGTCAACGTCGAGGACCTGCTCATTTCGCAGCCCGACAACGGTGAGCAGGCGCTCGAGATCGCCGAGACCCTGGTGCAGTCGGGCGCGGTGGACGTGCTGGTGATCGACTCGGTGGCCGCGCTGGTGCCGCGCGCCGAGATCGAGGGCGAGATGGGTGAGCCGCAGATGGGTCTGCAGGCGCGGCTGATGTCGCAGGCGCTGCGCAAGCTGACCTCGATCATCGCGCGCTCGCGCACGATCGTGATCTTCATCAACCAGATCCGGATGAAGATCGGGGTGATGTTTGGCAATCCGGAGACCACCACCGGCGGCAACGCGCTGAAGTTCTACAGCTCCATCCGCATCGACATCCGCCGCATCGGCACGCTCAAGAACGCCAACGAGGTCATCGGCTCGCGCACCAAGGTCAAGGTGGTCAAGAACAAGGTCGCGCCGCCTTTCCGCGAGGCCGAGTTCGATATCCTCTACGGCTCGGGAATTTCCAAGGAGGGCGAACTGGTGGACCTCGCGGTCGAGCACGGGATCATCGAGAAGCTCGGCGCGTGGTACTCCTACAACGGCGAGCGCATTGGCCAGGGGCGCGAGAACGCGCGCGACCTGCTCAAGGCCAATCCCGCCTTGGCCGACGAGATCGAGTCCAAGGTACGCCACAAGCTGGCGGTCAAGGGCGGCCCTGCGCCCGTGCTGCCGTCATCCGAGGACGGCCACGGCGAGGCGGCCGAGGCGCCTGCGCCCGCCGCCCCGCGCCGGCGCGGCTAG